The Flavobacterium sp. N2270 genome contains the following window.
TGATTAGCTAATAGTCCATCGTTATTTTTAACGTTTGGATTAAAAGTTATTTTTTTCTTTGGCGGATTAAATGTGCTAGCACTTCCAGCAACTTTAGCAGATTCTAGTTCGCTAATAAAAGCACCAAAACCCGGTAAGGTAACGCATTGAAATCTATATAATAATGCTGCTATGTGTTTTTCTATCATCATAAGGCAAAGTTAACTAAACAAGAACAATTGCAAAATTTTATCAACAAATTTTATTAACAATTGCAAAATGTATTTTTAAGGGAGTGTTTTTTTTAAAAAGTAACTTTTCTGACATTTATCATAAAATATTTAATTAGAAGTAAATACATTTGAAGGAATAAATAATTAGCATTATGAAAGTATTTAAAACAAGTTTGTTGGCAATTGCAATGTTAGCAATTGTTAGTTGTTCAGATAAGAAAAAGGAAGAGCCTTTTGGAAAAATTGAAACTACTGAGGAAGTTACTACTACTAACGAAGCTACAGAAAATATTTCTGATGGCGATTTAGCAATAGTAAATAAGGGAAAAGAAATTTTTGAAGGAAAAGGAACTTGTGTAGCTTGCCATCAACCATCTACAAAAGTTGTTGGACCAAGTTTAAAAGAAATTTCAGGTATTTATAAAGAGAAAAACTCCAGCATTGTAACCTTTTTAAAAGGAGAAGGAGAAGCAATTGTAGACCCGTCTCAATATGAAGTAATGAAAGCAAATTTTGCTATTACTAAAGCTATGAGTGATGAAGAATTACAATCATTAGAAGCGTATATTCATAGTTTTTAATGACATTTATTCAATAATTAGTTTAAAGCCCACGCGAGGAATGTTTTCAATTCTTACGTGGGTTTCGTCTTTAAATATTTTTCTTAATCTTGAAATAAAAACATCTAAACTTCTTCCTGAAAAGTAATCATCATTTCCCCATAAAGTATTTAGAATTTTCTCTCTTTTTAAAACACTATTAGCATTGTCTAGAAATAATTTTAAGAGTGTTGTCTCTCGTTCTGTAAGTGTTATTTTTTTAGTTCCAGTTTTTAATAAAAAATTTTCAGGTTCGAAAATAAACGAGCCTATATTATAGTTTTGATGAGTTCCAATACTGTTTTTTTGACTTCTGTTTAAGAATATTTCAATTTTTAAAATAAGTTCTTCAATAGAATAGGGTTTTATTAAATAATCATCTGCGCCAAGTTTTAATCCGTTAATTTTATCTTCTTTTAATGTTTTTGCTGATAAAAAAATAATTGGAATTTCTTCATTTCTTTTTCTAATTGCTGATACAATTTCAAAGCCATCCATGTCTGGTAACATAATGTCTAATACACATAAATCAAAATCAGAATTACAAAATAATTCAAAAGCTTCTTTTCCGTTATTAGAATGGGTGACATCAAAATGTTGCTCTAGATTATCTGCTGTTAAAAAAGCTAGAGTTTCATCATCTTCAACATATAAAATCTTTTTCTTATTCATAAATGTCTTTTTTTGGAATTTCAATTACAGCTAACAAACCATTATTTTTGTTTGATAATTTTATTTTCCAGTTATGTAATTCACATATTTTTTTAACATAAGCTAATCCAATTCCAAACCCTTCAATGTCCTTATTGTTTTTTCGAGCAACCCTGTAAAACTTATCAAAAACAAAAGGCAGGTCTTTTTCAGGAATTCCTGGCCCGTTATCACTTATAGTTAAGTTGTAGTTTTTATCGGTTTCAAAAAAATTAATTTCTATAACTGTTTTTTCAATTGAATATTTTGCTGCATTATCTAATAAATTAAACAATAAATTAT
Protein-coding sequences here:
- a CDS encoding c-type cytochrome, which gives rise to MKVFKTSLLAIAMLAIVSCSDKKKEEPFGKIETTEEVTTTNEATENISDGDLAIVNKGKEIFEGKGTCVACHQPSTKVVGPSLKEISGIYKEKNSSIVTFLKGEGEAIVDPSQYEVMKANFAITKAMSDEELQSLEAYIHSF
- a CDS encoding response regulator transcription factor; translation: MNKKKILYVEDDETLAFLTADNLEQHFDVTHSNNGKEAFELFCNSDFDLCVLDIMLPDMDGFEIVSAIRKRNEEIPIIFLSAKTLKEDKINGLKLGADDYLIKPYSIEELILKIEIFLNRSQKNSIGTHQNYNIGSFIFEPENFLLKTGTKKITLTERETTLLKLFLDNANSVLKREKILNTLWGNDDYFSGRSLDVFISRLRKIFKDETHVRIENIPRVGFKLIIE